The following are encoded together in the Acidobacteriota bacterium genome:
- a CDS encoding zinc-dependent metalloprotease, with the protein MIRAWPSSRVPGAVGVLAAVLSVQGLQAQSATEEPAEPARSISDVTSGFEQLPGFLDLYWDSRGGRLFLYVDSLDADLLYIESLSAGLGSNDIGLDRGQLGRTHLARFERVGPKVLLVQQNTRYRALSANPDEQRAVADAFARSVLWGFEVAAEDEDGAILVDATDFVLRDAHGVVARLQQRGQGSYQLDASRSAIHRPGVAAFPRNSELEGTLTFTLRSPDRGPGAWVREVVPSPEAVTVRLRHSFVALPEPGYKPRRADPRSGFNTTSYFDYATPIDQPLEASFIDRHRLEKRNPGAERSEPVEPIVYYLDRGAPEPIRSALLDGARWWNEAFEVAGYIDAFRVELLPEGADMLDVRYNVIQWVHRSTRGWSYGGGVTDPRTGEILKGVVTLGSLRVRQDFLIAQGLLSPYEDVNSSTEVLTEMALARLRQLSAHEVGHTIGLAHNFASSVDGPDGRESVMDYPHPLATLGEDGTIDLSAAYDVGVGEWDKRAVLYGYAEFPEGADEAAELDAILQGTIDAGLHYISDEDARPVGGAHPLAHLWDNGRSAAEELRRLLSVRRTALERFSERSIRVGAPLSQLEDVLTPLYLLHRYQIEAAAKIVGGVDYSYAVRGDGQTPVALLPPAMQLDALDALLQTVDPAELTLPQRILDLIPPPPPGRSRGREHLPSRAGLTFDPVGAAEMAADLTFAMVFDGERAARLVDHHARAVEQPALGDVIDRVLAATWRADPSPGLAGEVGRAVDFAALRRLMALAAGVPVSMPPNFDWPVAPARSGSFQVRAVATSSLTDLYQWLLANPGAQGSPEWDHRTYAVRLIHRFLEDPGSVELPAPLRAPDGSPIGSHIGCGVGMGGAHLPPFALPE; encoded by the coding sequence GTGATCCGGGCCTGGCCTTCGAGCCGGGTGCCGGGCGCGGTCGGAGTCCTGGCCGCGGTCCTCTCGGTTCAGGGGCTTCAGGCGCAGAGCGCGACCGAGGAGCCGGCGGAGCCGGCGCGGTCGATTTCGGATGTCACGAGCGGTTTCGAGCAGCTGCCGGGCTTCCTGGACCTGTACTGGGACAGCCGCGGCGGCCGGCTGTTCCTCTACGTTGATTCCCTCGACGCCGATCTCCTCTACATCGAGTCGCTCTCTGCCGGCCTCGGGTCGAACGACATCGGCCTCGACCGCGGGCAGCTCGGTCGCACTCATCTGGCACGGTTCGAACGGGTGGGCCCGAAGGTGCTTCTCGTCCAGCAGAACACACGCTACCGGGCTCTGAGCGCCAACCCGGACGAGCAGCGTGCGGTCGCGGACGCCTTTGCCCGCTCGGTGTTGTGGGGGTTTGAAGTCGCGGCCGAGGACGAAGACGGCGCGATCCTGGTGGACGCGACGGACTTCGTGCTCCGGGACGCGCACGGCGTTGTGGCACGGCTCCAACAGCGCGGGCAGGGGAGCTACCAGCTGGACGCCTCGCGCTCGGCGATTCACCGCCCCGGCGTCGCCGCGTTTCCCCGCAACTCGGAACTCGAAGGCACGCTGACCTTCACCCTGCGGTCCCCCGACCGCGGTCCGGGAGCGTGGGTGCGAGAGGTCGTGCCCTCGCCCGAAGCGGTGACGGTGCGCCTCCGCCACTCCTTCGTTGCGCTTCCCGAGCCCGGTTACAAGCCGCGCCGCGCGGATCCGAGGTCCGGCTTCAACACGACGAGTTACTTCGACTACGCGACTCCGATCGATCAGCCGCTCGAGGCCAGCTTCATCGACCGTCACCGGCTCGAGAAGCGCAACCCGGGGGCCGAGCGCAGCGAACCGGTCGAACCGATCGTCTACTACCTGGACCGGGGTGCGCCGGAGCCGATCCGCTCGGCGTTGCTCGACGGAGCCCGCTGGTGGAACGAGGCCTTCGAGGTCGCGGGCTACATCGACGCGTTCCGGGTCGAACTCCTGCCAGAGGGCGCCGACATGCTCGACGTCCGCTACAACGTGATTCAGTGGGTTCACCGCTCGACCCGCGGATGGTCCTACGGAGGTGGCGTTACCGACCCGCGAACCGGCGAGATCCTGAAGGGCGTCGTGACGCTCGGTTCCCTGCGGGTGCGGCAGGACTTCCTGATTGCCCAGGGTCTGTTGTCGCCCTACGAGGACGTGAACTCGTCCACCGAGGTGCTCACCGAAATGGCGCTTGCCCGGCTACGCCAGCTTTCAGCCCACGAAGTCGGCCACACGATCGGCCTGGCGCACAACTTCGCCTCCAGCGTCGATGGACCGGATGGCCGCGAGTCCGTCATGGACTATCCGCATCCGCTGGCCACCTTGGGCGAGGACGGCACGATCGATCTGAGTGCCGCCTACGACGTCGGCGTCGGCGAATGGGACAAGCGGGCGGTTCTCTACGGCTACGCCGAGTTCCCTGAGGGCGCCGACGAGGCGGCGGAGCTCGACGCTATCCTGCAGGGGACGATCGACGCCGGCCTCCACTACATCAGCGACGAGGACGCGCGGCCGGTTGGCGGCGCCCATCCCCTGGCTCACCTCTGGGACAACGGCCGTTCCGCGGCCGAGGAACTGCGGCGCCTGCTGTCGGTGCGACGGACCGCACTCGAGCGGTTCTCCGAGCGGAGCATCCGCGTCGGCGCGCCGCTGTCCCAACTGGAGGACGTGTTGACGCCTCTCTACCTGCTGCACCGGTACCAGATCGAGGCGGCGGCGAAGATCGTCGGCGGCGTCGACTACAGCTACGCCGTGCGGGGAGACGGCCAGACGCCGGTGGCCCTGCTGCCGCCGGCGATGCAGCTCGATGCGCTAGACGCTCTGCTCCAGACGGTCGACCCGGCTGAACTGACGCTGCCCCAGCGGATACTCGACCTCATTCCGCCGCCGCCCCCGGGCCGGAGCCGGGGCCGGGAGCATCTGCCGTCCCGTGCCGGTCTGACGTTCGATCCGGTGGGCGCGGCCGAGATGGCGGCTGACCTGACCTTCGCCATGGTCTTCGATGGCGAGCGGGCGGCCCGCCTCGTCGACCACCACGCGCGGGCGGTGGAACAGCCGGCTCTTGGCGACGTGATCGATCGGGTGCTGGCCGCGACCTGGCGGGCCGACCCGTCTCCGGGCCTTGCCGGAGAAGTCGGCAGGGCGGTCGACTTCGCCGCCCTGCGGCGGCTGATGGCGCTGGCGGCGGGCGTCCCCGTGAGCATGCCGCCGAACTTCGACTGGCCGGTGGCGCCGGCGCGGTCGGGTTCGTTCCAGGTGCGAGCCGTGGCGACTTCGTCGCTCACGGATCTGTACCAGTGGCTGCTTGCGAACCCCGGGGCACAGGGTTCGCCGGAGTGGGACCACCGGACGTACGCCGTACGGTTGATCCACCGTTTCCTGGAAGACCCGGGCTCGGTCGAACTGCCCGCGCCGCTGCGGGCCCCGGACGGCTCGCCGATCGGCTCGCACATCGGCTGCGGCGTGGGCATGGGCGGCGCGCACCTCCCGCCCTTCGCGCTACCGGAATGA
- a CDS encoding thiamine pyrophosphate-binding protein has translation MSLPAIRPKHSPQRGGDVLLDALTEYGIPFLFGNPGTTESPLMDRLGDHPDLRYVLALHESVALGAAHYYAQSTGVTGVVNLHVAPGLGNALGMLYNAWEANTPMVITAGQQDTRSRLREPLLGHDLVAMAEPLVKWSVQVERADEFAPILHRAFKVAHDPPAGPVFVALPLNVLEEETAESVRPLGDLYRAPQPEAAAVGRMVGVLSQARQPAIVIGDGVARSEGQQELVALAEFVGAGVYPEGLMQRLNFPQSHPCFRPRMPLNHAGIQHALGGADVVLLVGGSFFEEVWFDPDSPFGAETTVLQIEDAPDRLAFNFAVEVGMLADARAGLAALREALEASADTSFRAAAAERMDKLRAASEGARAARQKRLAAHFDDAPMSPARLMSEVARAVPDDAVIVNESITAGGDLLGFLPVDDPDRYCGTRGGGIGQGLVGGIGASLAHPERPVIVFSGDGSAMYSIQALWTAAHYDMPIVFLILHNREYKILKINMDIYRERFGIPADRPYPHMNLTEPELDFVEMAAGMGVPGRKIEDPADVEEALREAFATGGPYVLDVIIGGRI, from the coding sequence ATGAGCCTGCCAGCGATCCGTCCCAAGCACAGTCCCCAACGCGGCGGAGACGTCCTGCTCGATGCCCTGACCGAGTACGGCATTCCGTTCCTGTTCGGCAACCCCGGCACCACGGAGAGTCCGTTGATGGACCGGCTCGGGGACCACCCGGACCTCCGCTACGTCCTCGCCCTGCACGAATCCGTGGCGCTTGGCGCCGCCCACTACTACGCCCAGTCGACCGGCGTCACCGGAGTCGTCAACCTGCACGTGGCGCCGGGGCTCGGCAACGCCCTGGGCATGCTCTACAACGCTTGGGAAGCGAACACCCCGATGGTGATCACGGCCGGCCAGCAGGACACCCGCTCGCGGCTCCGAGAACCCCTGCTCGGACATGACCTGGTGGCGATGGCCGAGCCCCTGGTCAAGTGGAGCGTCCAGGTCGAGCGCGCCGACGAGTTCGCGCCGATCCTCCATCGTGCCTTCAAGGTCGCGCACGATCCACCCGCCGGACCCGTGTTCGTCGCCCTGCCGCTGAACGTCCTGGAGGAAGAGACCGCGGAGTCGGTACGGCCGCTCGGCGATCTGTACCGGGCGCCGCAGCCGGAAGCGGCGGCGGTAGGCCGCATGGTCGGCGTGCTGAGCCAGGCGCGCCAGCCGGCGATCGTGATCGGAGACGGCGTGGCCCGAAGCGAAGGGCAGCAGGAACTCGTGGCCCTGGCCGAGTTCGTCGGCGCGGGGGTCTACCCGGAAGGGCTGATGCAGCGTCTGAACTTCCCGCAGAGCCACCCCTGCTTCCGGCCGCGCATGCCGCTCAACCATGCCGGCATCCAGCACGCACTCGGCGGTGCCGACGTCGTCCTGCTCGTCGGCGGCTCCTTCTTCGAGGAGGTCTGGTTCGATCCGGACTCGCCGTTCGGCGCCGAGACCACCGTTCTCCAGATCGAGGACGCGCCCGACCGCCTCGCCTTCAACTTCGCTGTCGAAGTGGGAATGCTCGCCGACGCCCGCGCCGGGCTCGCGGCCCTGCGGGAAGCGCTCGAGGCGTCCGCCGACACCAGCTTCCGGGCTGCCGCCGCGGAGCGGATGGACAAGCTGCGTGCCGCCAGCGAGGGCGCCCGGGCCGCGCGCCAGAAGCGGCTGGCCGCCCACTTTGACGACGCGCCCATGTCGCCAGCGCGGCTCATGTCCGAGGTCGCCAGGGCGGTGCCCGACGACGCCGTGATCGTCAACGAGTCGATCACCGCGGGCGGCGATCTTCTCGGCTTCCTGCCCGTCGACGATCCCGACCGCTACTGCGGCACCCGCGGCGGCGGCATCGGCCAGGGACTGGTCGGCGGCATCGGCGCTTCGCTCGCCCACCCCGAGCGGCCGGTCATCGTCTTCTCGGGCGACGGCTCGGCGATGTACTCGATCCAGGCGCTCTGGACCGCCGCTCACTACGACATGCCGATCGTCTTCCTGATCCTGCACAACCGCGAGTACAAGATCCTGAAGATCAACATGGACATCTACCGCGAACGCTTCGGGATTCCGGCGGACCGGCCCTATCCCCACATGAACCTGACCGAGCCGGAACTCGACTTCGTCGAGATGGCCGCGGGAATGGGCGTTCCCGGGCGGAAGATCGAGGACCCGGCGGATGTCGAGGAGGCGCTGCGGGAAGCCTTCGCGACCGGCGGCCCCTACGTACTCGACGTGATCATCGGGGGCCGGATCTGA
- a CDS encoding M20 family metallopeptidase — protein MSGHPSASLRLPEAVSGLYGAGAVAELVGLRRALHADPELSLQEERTCARLQRTLDELGVEGVARVAGTGVVGRIPGRDRKAPLVAVRGDIDALPIQEDTGLPFASRNEGVMHACGHDVHASWAVAAARLLQAEPAAGDVLLVLQPAEESGEGAAAVLATGVLDEVGAIFGAHVDLTFEVGQAMIQPGAVGAAADRFEVELRGKGAHGARPHQGLDPITGLAQVVSVLQTVVSRRVPPDQPAVVTVGAVEAGTAHNVIPGRAVLKGTMRSLDPAIRKLLADEVRHVSESVGAACRLEAEVRMLQGTPAVLNDERAAGWARDAAVPVIGADAIRPLPAANMGGEDFAFYLERIPGCFIRVGARLPGDPVVGAHTPYFAPAEEAIFVGGALLAAAARRASAELAGTS, from the coding sequence ATGAGCGGTCATCCGTCCGCGTCGCTCCGGCTGCCCGAGGCTGTTTCCGGGCTCTACGGCGCCGGTGCGGTTGCCGAGCTTGTAGGTCTCCGGCGAGCGCTCCACGCCGATCCCGAACTCTCGCTCCAGGAGGAGCGTACGTGTGCCCGTCTTCAGCGGACGCTGGACGAACTCGGCGTCGAGGGCGTAGCCCGCGTTGCCGGCACCGGTGTGGTCGGACGGATACCCGGTCGCGACCGGAAGGCGCCGCTGGTTGCGGTCCGCGGCGACATCGACGCGCTGCCGATCCAGGAAGACACCGGTTTGCCGTTCGCGTCCCGCAACGAGGGCGTGATGCACGCCTGCGGCCACGACGTCCATGCCTCCTGGGCGGTCGCCGCGGCGCGCCTGCTCCAGGCCGAGCCCGCGGCAGGCGACGTTCTGCTCGTGCTGCAGCCGGCGGAAGAGAGCGGCGAGGGCGCGGCGGCGGTCCTGGCTACCGGCGTCCTGGACGAGGTCGGGGCGATCTTCGGCGCCCATGTCGACCTGACCTTCGAGGTCGGACAGGCGATGATCCAGCCCGGCGCCGTGGGCGCCGCCGCCGACCGCTTCGAGGTCGAGCTTCGGGGCAAGGGGGCGCACGGTGCAAGGCCCCACCAGGGCCTCGATCCAATCACAGGCCTGGCCCAGGTCGTTTCCGTCCTGCAGACGGTCGTCTCCCGGCGCGTGCCGCCCGACCAGCCCGCGGTGGTCACCGTCGGCGCTGTCGAGGCGGGCACGGCGCACAACGTGATCCCCGGCCGTGCCGTGCTCAAGGGCACCATGCGGTCGCTCGACCCGGCCATCCGGAAACTGCTGGCGGACGAGGTGCGGCACGTTTCAGAGTCCGTCGGCGCGGCCTGCCGGCTCGAGGCCGAGGTACGGATGCTCCAGGGAACGCCGGCCGTGCTGAACGACGAGCGTGCCGCGGGCTGGGCCAGGGACGCCGCGGTTCCAGTGATCGGCGCGGATGCGATCAGGCCGTTGCCGGCCGCCAACATGGGCGGCGAGGACTTCGCCTTCTACCTGGAGCGAATTCCGGGCTGCTTCATCCGGGTCGGCGCCCGGCTGCCCGGCGACCCGGTAGTCGGCGCCCACACGCCGTACTTCGCGCCGGCCGAAGAGGCGATCTTCGTCGGCGGGGCGCTGTTGGCGGCGGCGGCGCGCCGCGCTTCGGCGGAGCTTGCGGGCACTTCCTGA
- the aceA gene encoding isocitrate lyase ICL2: MGDDRFDGIRRLHTAREVAAQRGTIPQDYTVAREAAAAFHARLRELFDERKSITSFGPYSPGQAVAMKRRGIEGIYIGGWATSAKGSITEDPGPDLASYPLSQVPDEAAPVVRALLTADKNQAFTRSRMSEAEQRANPAFDYRPFIIADADTGHGGEQHVRNLIRRFVEVGVPGYHIEDQKPGVKKCGHQAGKVLVPQDEQNKRLNSARFQLDVMAVPGLIVARTDSEAATFLDGNGDERDQAFILGATNLDLPSCKTATLAILRRLNALGAEDVRGHELYDISEAAYHRADVWLEGAGVYEQLESAYGKMAANGGMAIEAVLDETMASFLDAWQSEAGLKTYPQAVAEVIAFREEEGAVFELSVEEWLEFAHSVSVEEAAARARKMGINLVWNAEIARTPEGYYQIQGGIEYAISRSLHAVPYADLIWMETATANLADARRFAEAIHAVYPDQLLAYNLSPSFNWDTTGMSDEQMRQFPEELGKLGYVFNFITYGGHQVDGLAAEDFATALCEDGMLALARLQRKLRLVGSPYRTPQAHVGGARLDGGLSAATGHTATTKAMGKGSTHVQHLAQTEVPPRLLEEWLDLWRGKYDVDERMRVELRPHVAGSELLELNVLAQNGREESKAANVVFAPIRDRRERMILSVRDQNTFDTDLRRRRLMALMHVFLIHRYGAVWVHYVSPTDDNQHQTRRMIELGIFEDANTEVGEIIVAEVNRERVRELAAQDRELLTALIEKTEPVPVRAAS, from the coding sequence ATGGGCGATGATCGCTTCGACGGCATCAGGCGGCTCCACACCGCGCGCGAAGTGGCAGCACAGCGGGGCACGATTCCGCAGGACTACACGGTGGCGCGGGAGGCCGCGGCGGCCTTCCACGCACGCCTGCGGGAACTGTTCGACGAGAGGAAGTCGATCACCAGTTTCGGCCCCTACTCCCCTGGCCAGGCGGTGGCGATGAAGCGCCGGGGGATCGAGGGCATCTACATCGGTGGCTGGGCGACCTCTGCCAAGGGCTCGATCACCGAGGATCCGGGACCGGATCTTGCCAGCTATCCCCTGAGTCAGGTGCCGGACGAGGCGGCGCCGGTCGTGCGCGCCCTGCTGACGGCCGACAAGAACCAGGCCTTCACCCGCTCGCGGATGAGTGAAGCGGAGCAGCGAGCGAACCCTGCCTTCGATTACCGGCCGTTCATCATCGCCGACGCGGACACGGGCCACGGCGGCGAACAGCATGTGCGCAACCTGATTCGCCGTTTCGTCGAGGTCGGCGTGCCCGGCTACCACATCGAGGACCAGAAACCCGGGGTCAAGAAGTGCGGCCATCAGGCGGGCAAGGTCCTCGTGCCGCAGGACGAACAGAACAAGCGCCTGAACTCGGCCCGCTTCCAGTTGGACGTGATGGCGGTGCCTGGACTCATCGTCGCCCGCACCGACTCGGAGGCCGCGACCTTCCTGGACGGCAACGGCGACGAGCGCGACCAGGCCTTCATCCTGGGGGCCACGAACCTCGATCTACCGAGCTGCAAGACGGCGACCCTGGCGATTCTGCGGCGGCTGAACGCTCTCGGAGCGGAAGACGTCCGCGGCCACGAGCTGTACGACATATCGGAAGCCGCCTATCACCGCGCCGATGTCTGGCTGGAAGGCGCCGGCGTCTACGAGCAGCTCGAGTCGGCCTACGGGAAGATGGCCGCGAACGGCGGCATGGCCATCGAGGCCGTGCTCGACGAGACGATGGCCTCCTTCCTCGACGCCTGGCAGTCGGAGGCGGGGCTCAAGACCTATCCGCAGGCGGTGGCTGAGGTGATCGCGTTTCGCGAGGAGGAAGGCGCCGTCTTCGAGCTCTCGGTGGAGGAGTGGCTGGAGTTCGCCCACTCCGTGTCAGTCGAAGAGGCGGCGGCCCGGGCGCGCAAGATGGGCATCAACCTGGTCTGGAACGCGGAGATTGCGCGGACGCCCGAGGGCTACTACCAGATTCAGGGCGGCATCGAGTACGCGATCTCCCGTTCCCTGCACGCGGTGCCCTACGCCGACTTGATCTGGATGGAGACGGCGACGGCCAACCTGGCCGATGCCCGGCGGTTCGCCGAGGCGATCCATGCCGTGTATCCGGATCAGTTGCTCGCCTACAACCTGTCGCCCTCCTTCAACTGGGATACGACGGGCATGTCCGACGAGCAGATGAGGCAGTTTCCCGAGGAGCTGGGCAAGCTCGGCTACGTCTTCAACTTCATCACCTACGGCGGCCACCAGGTCGACGGTCTGGCGGCTGAGGACTTCGCCACCGCTCTATGCGAGGACGGCATGCTGGCCCTGGCCCGGCTGCAGCGGAAGCTGCGCCTCGTGGGATCGCCGTATCGCACCCCGCAGGCCCACGTCGGCGGCGCCCGGCTCGACGGCGGGCTCTCGGCTGCAACCGGACATACCGCGACGACCAAGGCAATGGGCAAGGGGTCGACCCATGTCCAGCACCTGGCGCAGACCGAAGTGCCGCCGCGGTTGCTCGAAGAGTGGCTCGACCTCTGGCGAGGCAAGTACGATGTCGACGAGCGCATGCGCGTGGAACTCCGGCCTCATGTCGCCGGCTCCGAACTCCTGGAGCTCAACGTTCTGGCGCAGAACGGACGCGAGGAATCGAAGGCGGCGAACGTCGTGTTCGCGCCTATCCGTGACCGGCGCGAACGGATGATTCTCTCGGTGCGGGACCAGAACACCTTCGACACCGACCTGAGGCGACGTCGCCTGATGGCCCTGATGCATGTGTTCCTGATCCACCGCTACGGCGCGGTGTGGGTGCACTATGTCAGCCCCACGGATGACAACCAGCACCAGACCCGGCGCATGATCGAGCTGGGGATCTTCGAGGACGCGAACACCGAGGTCGGCGAGATCATCGTCGCGGAGGTGAACCGGGAACGGGTTCGCGAACTGGCGGCGCAGGACCGCGAGTTGCTGACGGCGCTGATCGAGAAGACCGAGCCGGTGCCGGTGCGGGCCGCTTCGTGA
- a CDS encoding (2Fe-2S)-binding protein, whose protein sequence is MDELREDVFLQDDLIEELREDHAETEADDGREESSGGLSDVTRRSFIQGSVATGAAVSMAGGNLLQPDVLRAATEPVARTIDLRVNGETHELEVEPMDTLAMVLRYKLDLTGTKLGCDRAECGACTVLIDDVPHYGCSILVHQVRGREVTTVEGLEQDGVLHPVQQAVLDEMGFQCAFCAPGFIMSMAALVKANPNATRADAQKWLAGHICRCGDYNKILNTAERALENARATLS, encoded by the coding sequence ATGGATGAGCTGAGAGAAGACGTCTTCCTGCAGGACGACCTGATCGAGGAACTGCGCGAAGACCACGCGGAAACCGAAGCGGACGACGGCCGGGAAGAGAGTTCAGGCGGGCTCTCGGACGTCACCCGACGGAGCTTCATTCAAGGTTCGGTCGCCACCGGCGCCGCCGTCTCGATGGCGGGGGGCAATCTGCTCCAGCCGGATGTGCTGCGCGCCGCCACCGAACCGGTGGCCCGCACGATCGACCTTCGGGTGAACGGCGAGACCCACGAACTCGAAGTCGAGCCGATGGACACGCTGGCCATGGTGCTGCGCTACAAGCTCGACCTCACCGGCACCAAGCTGGGCTGCGACCGCGCCGAGTGCGGCGCCTGCACCGTGTTGATCGACGACGTTCCCCACTACGGCTGCTCGATCCTGGTGCACCAGGTGCGCGGCCGGGAGGTGACCACGGTCGAAGGGCTCGAGCAGGACGGCGTGCTCCACCCGGTCCAGCAGGCGGTGCTCGACGAGATGGGCTTCCAGTGCGCCTTCTGCGCCCCGGGCTTCATCATGAGCATGGCTGCGCTGGTCAAGGCCAACCCGAACGCGACCCGCGCGGACGCCCAGAAGTGGCTTGCCGGCCACATCTGCCGCTGCGGCGACTACAACAAGATCCTGAACACCGCCGAACGCGCGCTCGAGAACGCACGCGCCACTCTGAGCTGA
- the fabI gene encoding enoyl-ACP reductase FabI, translating into MLAGRRGLVVGVANKRSLAWGIARRAHEEGADLAFTFQGDALERRVRPLAESVGSTIIEPLDVTDDDQIDAVFETLKDRWGRLDFLVHSVAFANREDLLGRTIDTSRSGFVTALDISCYSLIALARAAEPLMSEGGSIIAMTYYGATKATPNYNVMGIAKAALEASIRYLAVDLGPKNIRVHGISAGPVRTLAASGVSGMRGMLKVMPERAPLGRNITVDDVGATAAYLLSDLSAGTTGGIHFVDAGFNITAMRHPDRDTASG; encoded by the coding sequence CTGCTGGCCGGCCGGCGGGGCCTCGTCGTCGGCGTCGCGAACAAACGCTCCCTGGCCTGGGGGATCGCCCGGCGAGCCCACGAGGAGGGCGCCGATCTCGCGTTCACGTTCCAGGGCGACGCCCTCGAACGGCGGGTACGGCCTCTCGCCGAGAGCGTGGGCTCCACCATCATCGAACCGCTCGACGTCACCGACGACGACCAGATCGATGCCGTGTTCGAGACGCTGAAAGACCGCTGGGGGCGGCTCGACTTCCTCGTTCACTCCGTCGCCTTCGCCAACCGCGAGGACCTCCTGGGGCGCACGATCGACACGTCGCGCAGTGGCTTCGTCACCGCGCTCGACATCAGTTGCTACTCCCTGATCGCTCTCGCCCGGGCGGCCGAACCCTTGATGAGCGAGGGCGGCAGCATCATCGCGATGACGTACTACGGCGCCACCAAGGCCACCCCGAACTACAACGTGATGGGCATCGCCAAGGCGGCGCTCGAGGCCTCGATCCGCTATCTGGCCGTCGACCTGGGGCCGAAGAACATCCGCGTTCACGGAATCTCCGCCGGCCCGGTCAGGACCCTCGCCGCTTCCGGCGTCTCGGGGATGCGCGGCATGCTGAAGGTGATGCCGGAACGGGCCCCGCTCGGCCGCAACATCACCGTCGACGATGTCGGCGCCACCGCCGCCTACCTCCTGTCCGATCTGAGCGCCGGAACCACCGGCGGCATCCACTTCGTGGACGCCGGGTTCAACATCACCGCGATGCGCCACCCGGACCGGGATACGGCGAGCGGCTAG
- a CDS encoding DMT family transporter, protein MVSLLGIVLVVGATLCFSLFDLLRKKLTGRLSDAFLVMVLALGAVPLYGVWVARQPPVAVSAAYVWPGVASVACNLGANYGFLRSVRLSGLSAVIPLLSLTPVFTSLLAIPLLGELPGAREWLGIAMVVFGALALQLGERSGERRQPWRLSAGARWMILVAFLWASALPLDKLATEASNAAFHGLVLHLGVGLSVLTLVLRGLREAPGVRSRADVRARAGTWALLLTAVALGAAAQGLQLLALQHAWVGFVETVKRGIGSSLALVLGRVFFAEPLTLRKVLTVAVIVAGVAVMLW, encoded by the coding sequence ATGGTTTCCCTGCTCGGCATCGTGCTGGTGGTCGGCGCAACGCTCTGCTTCTCGCTGTTCGACCTGCTGCGCAAGAAGCTCACCGGTCGCCTGAGCGACGCCTTCCTCGTCATGGTCCTGGCGCTCGGCGCTGTGCCTCTCTACGGCGTGTGGGTGGCACGGCAGCCGCCCGTTGCCGTGAGTGCCGCGTACGTATGGCCGGGTGTTGCCTCCGTCGCGTGCAATCTGGGCGCGAACTACGGCTTCCTGCGCTCCGTGCGTCTCTCCGGGCTGAGCGCGGTGATCCCCCTGCTCTCGCTGACGCCGGTGTTCACGTCGCTGCTCGCGATCCCACTGCTGGGCGAACTGCCGGGCGCCCGCGAGTGGCTCGGCATCGCGATGGTCGTGTTCGGCGCTCTCGCGCTCCAGTTGGGCGAGCGGAGCGGAGAGCGTCGCCAGCCGTGGAGACTGAGCGCGGGAGCGCGGTGGATGATCCTGGTCGCCTTCCTCTGGGCGTCGGCGCTGCCGCTCGACAAGCTCGCGACCGAAGCCTCGAACGCGGCCTTCCATGGCCTGGTTCTGCACCTGGGCGTTGGCCTGTCCGTGCTGACGCTCGTTCTTCGCGGCCTGCGCGAGGCGCCGGGAGTGCGCTCCCGCGCGGACGTGCGCGCGAGAGCGGGGACCTGGGCCCTGCTGCTGACCGCCGTCGCCCTCGGCGCCGCGGCGCAGGGGCTCCAGTTGCTGGCGCTTCAGCACGCCTGGGTCGGCTTTGTCGAGACGGTGAAGCGGGGCATAGGCTCCTCGCTGGCGCTGGTTCTCGGTCGCGTCTTCTTCGCGGAGCCGCTCACGCTGCGCAAGGTGCTGACGGTGGCCGTGATCGTTGCCGGTGTCGCCGTGATGCTCTGGTAG